The sequence below is a genomic window from Setaria italica strain Yugu1 chromosome IV, Setaria_italica_v2.0, whole genome shotgun sequence.
GGCTCGTGTTGTCACACACACGCAGAAACAGAGAGGCTAGGTGAGGGATGTACAGGCGCCTTGTGATCGATGCAGCTCTAGCCAAGGTGATGAAGGCTGCAAAGCCTGAGGCTATACTCTTGGTGTGTGTTTTATGACTCATGCATGGATGGAAGCCAGACAGGAGAGCTAATTATAAGGCACACCTCCCTCTCTGTATACTAGTAATATTTCTCTGCCGTGTTGCTCATGGAGTACTTGCTTGTCTGGCCTCTAGCCTACAAGGAGCAGGATGAGCCAGCAGCAGCCGATGCGTTGGGCAGctcaaaggaagaagaagagcaccagCTTTGTCAGGGGCACATACAAGCTTGAGAGTTGGGACACACGTGAAAAAAGAGAGACAAAGATTTAATTCGAGAGGAGCATTTTCAACTCCAATAGAGTAATGCATTTGCATTTGGCCTCCCAATGCATTGTCTAACTGTTATCGATCAACGAAATGAAATAAAGGGTGGATTAATTCCATTCCTGCAACAGCTACACACACTACTATCGTGAATGCAAAGCGTAGTACGTAAGACGAATTTAATTCCTCTGCTTACGTTGCAAACATGCGTTGATAACAGTGCATACATGTGTGTGCACGAGATGCACTGGCGTTGGCATTGCAGCCGTCTCAAGATCATGTACCAAGTGTGATGGAGCCTGAACGCATCAGCATAatgcagagcagcagcagcagcggcaggagTTACTTCGATCGCAGCAGAGCCGGCCCTGCTGATGGCTCTGCATGCAGAGAGCCGGCATCGAGATCGatgcagggcagggcagggcaagCGAATGCAAATGCATGCTGCGTGCAGGGCAGCGCAGGGAGAAGTAGGGGACGTTCGGAACCTTTACTGGAGCTTGCCTAGCCTTGATGGGCAAGAATTTAGCACAGCACGTACGCATGATGCCGGCACTGGGAGGGCTCGAATCTTGGAGGGAAACCCAAATGTTCATTGTTTTCAAATaaccaagagagagagagagaggcgtgGATGCAATGTGAATAGTCACTGTTATAATTCTTGTGGTAAAATTAACGCACTACACATAATCTAGGTAGCCAAAATGCATCTACAAAGTGTGAACGTCAGTGCTATCGAATTATTCCCATCTATTAGATTAACGATCTAACCATCCTTTTTAATCTTTACATTCAATATGTGTGTGTAGATGGGATCGATAACTATATCTAGTAAGGTTTCTACGATAACACTTCGAAGATGCACAAGAGTTTGTTCAAACAAATGTATCCCTAAGTATGGTTCCACTATGAAGTGCGCCAATTAATCTAATAATAGCCGAAACGATAACGAACTTTAGGGGCTAAAAGTCGCCGAAGAGCTTGATCAATGTGGATGGTCATGGAGCTTCATGTGAGTACCAGACATAAGCATGTACTCCTACCACTCTTTGGAGAGCCCTAATTCCATGGACATCGAGTCATGACCACATTCATGGTCCGGTCTAACCCAGGGCCCCGACCATGATTAATAAACCAATAATTGCAGCCACCTTCCCTAATCAACGATTCAACCGCATCTCCTCGAGACCTTGACGAGCCATCAGCCATGGGCGACAGCTCGTACGGGCTGCACGGCTGTGGTCGTGGTCGGCAATGGCCGGTGGTGACTGGTGACcacgaggaggagggaggaggaggggacgcCGTCGCGACGCCattcccttccctccctccatcCACTCCGCTCACAGTCACAGCGCCGGCGTGAGCGTCATCCAGCTCACCAGGCACAGTACGATCTGTACCTACAAAACGCCGCCGCAGGCCATGGGGCCTCCGGGCCCACCTCCAGCCGCGGCCACACGGGAGGCCACAGGGTTCCTCACCCGGAGACGATCCCGCCTCCCCCCCGGTAACCGACTGGCGGGCGCGCCTCTCTTTTTACGCGCGCTCTATTTCGCCCGGCTTAAACCCCTCACCCACCTAGCCGACATGTGGGCCCCGTATCCCCTGCCGCAGACGGCAGGGCCGCTGCTCCGCCCACTGACAGGTGGTTCCAGTGTCTTCCGGGCCCACGTGTCATCGAGGTTGCGGCCTGGCGGCCGCAAGGAGCCAAACGGTGGAGGAGTTTGAAAACGGGAGGCCCACGGGCCCCTACGGGCTACACGTATCACCCCTCTGCGATGTGGGCCTAGACTCTGACGCGGTGGGCCCGGGACCGTCAGCCTTAacacccctccccttctccctcctccctcttctctctcctaccACCACCACGCTCTGGCACTGATCGATCTCcgttttctctctcctcgctgcGCGCTGCGCGCAGTGGCAGCGGCTGCCCCCCGAAAGCAACCACAGTCACGTCGCtatcgccaccaccaccacaaaaaCGCATCGCACGCAGACCCCGTTGCCCTCCtactcctctcctcccccccccctccaTCCTGCCCGTCACATTGACATGGAGCGGCGCTTGTGCCCGTGCTAGCTGCGGCGACGAGCTCGTAGTAGCAGTGGCCCGGGCTGGCTGTTGTTGCCTGAACGCAAAGGTGGTGGCTTTGGCGGCTGGGATAGCGAAGGCTTCGGAAGGTTCCTCTCTTGCGGACTCGCGGGATGGCGGCGCTGCGGCCGTGGtggtctgcggcggcggcggtgctggttcttgcggcggcggcggcgggagaaggGGATGGGGACGGGGAGAGGCGGGCACTGATGGCGGTCAAGGCCGGGTTCGGGAACGCGGCCAACGCGCTCGTCGACTGGGACGGCGGCCGCGACCACTGCGCCTGGCGCGGCGTCGCCTGCGACAGCGCCTCCTTCGCCGTCGTCGGCCTGTGCGTACACTCTTCTTCGATCTCTCCTCCTTGTGTGTTGTGCCTTTTGGTTTCTCGCGGCTGCGTGGCGGCGCTTGTGAAATCCTCTTGCCCTGCTTAATTCCTGCATTTCTTGCTCCGCGCGGGTTGCTTGGCTTGCGCTATTCATCTTTCTTGCGTTTTGATCAGGAGCAAATCACTCACTGGAATGTTTCTCTCTTTTTGGGGGCATTGCAGCATGTTTTTTTTGCCATTCAAGCTTTGTTCTTGGAACATTCTGCTTGCCGTAGCATATCTGAGAGAAAATGCTTTCATGTTGCCCATTTGTTGGGCGAAAATAAAAAGGGTCGTTTTTTACATGTTTGCTGAAAAACAATTGAGAATCTTCTGATGAGATTGTTTTCTGTGGAAAAACAGGAACCTGTCAAATCTAAACCTAGGAGGGGAGATCTCACCGGCTATAGGGGAGCTCAAGAGTCTACAGTTCGTGTAAGTGGATGACTCGGAGAACCGTACAATTTCCCCCTCCCTACATCCGCCTGAGATTTTGTGCATTTTGACTATACCCGTATCCCTATTTTTAATCCTACCACACCTCATATGATTTGACCCCTCGTGCCATGATGTGACACGGTTCTTTAGTATTTTATTTACTTTAAGCCGACACATCCTAGATTTACCTGCTGATTAGTTTATTTGTGTGCTAATGATTTGCTCGTGCAGGGATCTCAAGTTGAACAAGCTCACAGGCCAAATCCCAGATGAGATTGGGGATTGTGTCTCCTTAAAATATCTGTGCGTCCCTGAATCCAAGTCTTCTTTTATTGTGTTACTACCTTTTTGCTGTAGATTAGCATTTTTTTAATCGGTCTCTGTTTTTTCTTGTCTATTATCTATGCAGGGATTTGTCTGGCAACTTGCTGTATGGAGACATCCCCTTCTCCATCTCCAAGCTCAAGCAGCTTGAGGACCTGTAAGCCCTCTCAATTCCTGTTTCCTGACTCCTTTTAGCAAGATATCGTCACTTTTGCACCTATATTGGAGTATCTAAGTGGTTGCAGTAAAAAATGGGAGGCAGTTGCACATGCTGCTTCATGATTAGCTTGTGTGATACAGGCATTTGTTGTGATACAGGAAATTGTTTATGGTTTTTGTCTGTCTTGCTACCTACTCTTTTTAGTGCTTTTGgattgctgttttttttttacatttttctctCCTATCTTGATGCAGGATTTTGAAGAACAACCAACTCACCGGACCCATCCCTTCCACATTGTCCCAGATTCCAAATCTCAAGACCTTGTAAGCTTCCTAGGACCTTTATCTATCTGTGACCTTTACTTCTTTTATGATTGCTGGACACATTTGGTGATTTTGTTCTGTTTGTTTCACCTACCTTTCTGCTTTATTGTGCATACCAAAGGAATTtccttttgtgtttttttttgtcacatATGTTCTCTTGGTGATGAAATGTTCATTTGTTTCTTTGGAATAGGGACCTTGCTCAGAACAAGCTTACTGGCGACATCCCGAGGCTCATCTACTGGAATGAAGTACTGCAGTACCTGTAAGCACTATACAACTTGCATACCTTAAATATGTTTTCAGATGATAACATTTCTGTTCTCTTGATCCTCAGAGGCTTGAGGGGTAACTCACTGACTGGAACTCTGTCACCTGATATGTGCCAACTGACTGGCCTGTGGTACTTGTAAGTTCAACTGCCCTGCTCCATTGTATGTCCTTCTGCATATCTACAGTGTGATCTTATTGACGTAGTTGCCTTCCATATATGCAGTGATGTAAGGGGAAACAATCTCACAGGAACCATTCCAGAGGGCATAGGGAACTGTACTAGCTTTGAGATTCTGTATGTTGGCCCTAATGATTCTATTGGTGTGTTGGTTCTCCTTAGGTTAGGATCCTAAATTTTTTTGCCTATTTGGCCTGCAGGGATATTTCATACAACCAAATCTCTGGAGAAATACCTTACAACATAGGATACCTTCAAGTAGCCACACTGTAAGTCATCCTGATTTCTTCAAATCTTCTGTACTTTTACCCCCTTTTTCTCTCTTGCAGTACTGTGCTTTGCTTCATTTAGATAGTTCTATAGCTGACCTATGTCCTGATGCACAAGTACATACTTGCATGCAGGCCTTCTGTTTAATCCTTGCATTGTTTTTTACAGGTCACTTCAAGGAAATAGACTGACTGGAAGAATTCCAGAAGTGATTGGCCTCATGCAGGCTCTTGCTGTCCTGTGAGTAAAAAGTGAAATACAGCAGTTCAGTCCATTAATACCGGTTTCTTTACTTGTCCATAAACACTTGTCCAAATTTGATTCTCAGAGACCTGAGCGAGAATGACCTGGTAGGGCCGATTCCTCCTATACTTGGCAACCTATCCTACACTGGCAAACTGTTAGTATCATCAACATTACTCTTCTTTCCCAaaccatatttttttcttttattaataGTTTATATAACCATTCATTTTCAGCTATTTACATGGCAACAAACTTACTGGGCACATACCACCAGAACTGGGGAACATGAGTAAACTCAGCTACCTGTAAGTAATTGTTATCTTAATAATTTTGCATGTACGTTGATGTGTGATCTTAATGGAGTTCAACATTAATTCCATCCAGGCAGCTGAATGATAATGAACTAACTGGCACCATTCCAGCTGAGCTTGGCAAGCTCACAGAATTATTTGAGTTGTAAGAACCTATCCCATATGCAAGTACACAAATTAATGTTTATTATGATCTCTGTATTTACTGATAAGTTGTATAATTCTGTAGAAATCTTGCCAACAACAATCTTGAGGGTCATATTCCTGCAAACATCAGTTCCTGCAGTGCACTGAACAAATTGTAAGTTTGTAAGCATGCATTTATCACAGTATTCAATGGAACAATAATGTGTTTCTCATGCTTAAATTATGTTTCTTTGGTTCTCAGCAATGTGTATGGCAATAGACTGAATGGCTCTATCCCTGGTGGTTTCCAGAAGTTGGAGAGCTTGACATACTTGTAAGTAGTTGCACTTGCAGAAGTCTTCTTACAACTGTTGCCCTTCCGAGCACgttattatttcttttttagtATTTTACCACTCTggtgtgtaattaattttatctCAAAAAAATATAGGAACCTTTCTTCAAACAATTTAAAAGGCCAGATTCCCTCTGAACTTGGTCACATAGTCAACTTGGACACACTGTAAGGAGACCTTTTTACCTATATTATTTGTTACCTAGTGCTATGAATTCTCTGAGTTATGTGTTGCGTCGCAGCCACTTCATTTTGTTaactatcttcttcctccattttgGCACAGGGATCTGTCCTACAATGATTTTTCTGGACCAGTTCCTCCCACTATCGGTGATCTCGAGCATCTTCTTGAATTGTGCGTCAAGGACCAACTTTTTAGAATTCATATTGACTTTTCTATGTGCATTATTGCCTGATGTCCACAACTGTTTGTGCAGGAATTTGAGTAAAAACCATCTTATTGGATCTGTGCCAGCTGAATTTGGAAACTTGAGAAGCGTCCAAGTAATGTAAGGGAACACCCTTGTGAAATGTTGTCATGTGTTCTAGTAATATGCGATCATATGATTCATCTGAAGTATTCTTTATGTACAGCGACATATCCAGCAACAACTTGTCCGGTTATCTCCCT
It includes:
- the LOC101753243 gene encoding LRR receptor-like serine/threonine-protein kinase ERL1, which codes for MAALRPWWSAAAAVLVLAAAAAGEGDGDGERRALMAVKAGFGNAANALVDWDGGRDHCAWRGVACDSASFAVVGLNLSNLNLGGEISPAIGELKSLQFVDLKLNKLTGQIPDEIGDCVSLKYLDLSGNLLYGDIPFSISKLKQLEDLILKNNQLTGPIPSTLSQIPNLKTLDLAQNKLTGDIPRLIYWNEVLQYLGLRGNSLTGTLSPDMCQLTGLWYFDVRGNNLTGTIPEGIGNCTSFEILDISYNQISGEIPYNIGYLQVATLSLQGNRLTGRIPEVIGLMQALAVLDLSENDLVGPIPPILGNLSYTGKLYLHGNKLTGHIPPELGNMSKLSYLQLNDNELTGTIPAELGKLTELFELNLANNNLEGHIPANISSCSALNKFNVYGNRLNGSIPGGFQKLESLTYLNLSSNNLKGQIPSELGHIVNLDTLDLSYNDFSGPVPPTIGDLEHLLELNLSKNHLIGSVPAEFGNLRSVQVIDISSNNLSGYLPEELGQLQNLDSLILNNNNLVGEIPAQLANCFSLITLNLSYNNFSGHVPSAKNFSKFPMDSFEGNPMLYVYCQDSSCGHSHGTKVNISRTAVACIILGFIILLCIMLLAIYKTNKPLPPEKGSDKPVQGPPKLVVLQMDMASHTYEEIMRLTENFSEKYIIGYGASSTVYKCDLKSGKAIAVKRLYSQYNHSLREFETELETIGSIRHRNLVSLHGFSLSPHGNLLFYDYMENGSLWDLLHGPSKKVKLDWDTRLKIAVGAAQGLAYLHHDCNPRIVHRDVKSSNILLDENFEAHLSDFGIAKCVPAAKSHASTYVLGTIGYIDPEYARTSRLNEKSDVYSFGIVLLELLTGKKAVDNESNLHQLILAKADDNTVMEAVDSEVSVTCTDMNLVRKAFQLALLCTKRHPADRPTMHEVARVLLSLLPAPAVKPPTTKGAAGDYTRFLATTTADMKHDVSVDIGDNSSSDEQWFVRFGEVISKHTMS